Proteins from a genomic interval of Salmo salar chromosome ssa14, Ssal_v3.1, whole genome shotgun sequence:
- the LOC106570375 gene encoding serine/arginine-rich splicing factor 10 isoform X2, producing MFKVTNLNYFFEDVRDAEDALHNLDRKWVCGRQIEIQFAQGDRKTPNQMKGKEGGSSRSSSRHDDRDYDRDSRRRRSRSRSYQRRRSRSPSYDRRPRRSESPRDSRGRMYGGTGRSRSPENNRHRPHRRPPPGHSPHSQSRSPSHSRSRAQRESRGRSRSRSKSLSPRDSDFHPAPGGYEPQDVASSRMRSPSRSHSRSLSRSRSRSRSWTGRKSGGH from the exons ATGTTTAAGGTAACAAACCTGAATTATTTT TTTGAAGATGTGCGCGATGCTGAAGATGCTCTTCACAACCTGGACAGGAAGTGGGTGTGTGGCCGACAGATTGAAATCCAGTTTGCGCAGGGAGACCGAAAGA CACCCAATCAGATGAAAGGAAAGGAGGGGGGATCTTCGCGCAGCTCTTCGCGGCATGATGATCGGGATTATGATCGGGACAGCCGTCGTAGGCGCTCTCGCAGCCGTAGCTACCAAAGACGCAGGTCACGCAGCCCATCCTACGATCGCCGGCCCAGACGCTCTGAGAGTCCCAGAGA CTCTCGTGGAAGGATGTACGGCGGTACAGGAAGAAGCAGGAGTCCGGAAAACAACAG GCACCGACCCCACCGACGACCCCCCCCTGGGCATTCCCCTCACAGCCAATCCCGCTCCCCTTCTCACTCCAGATCCAGGGCCCAGAGGGAGTCCAGAGGAAGGTCTCGTTCCCGCTCTAAGTCCCTGAGCCCACGAGATAGCGACTTCCACCCAGCACCCGGTGGCTATGAGCCGCAGGACGTTGCGTCGTCTCGTATGCGCTCCCCATCCCGCTCGCATTCTCGCTCCCTCTCACGGTCCCGTTCTCGCTCCAGGTCCTGGACTGGGCGCAAGTCAGGGGGACACTAA
- the LOC106570375 gene encoding serine/arginine-rich splicing factor 10 isoform X1, whose amino-acid sequence MARYLRPPNTSLFIRNISDESRPEDLRREFGRYGPVVDVYIPLDFYSRRPRGFAYIQFEDVRDAEDALHNLDRKWVCGRQIEIQFAQGDRKTPNQMKGKEGGSSRSSSRHDDRDYDRDSRRRRSRSRSYQRRRSRSPSYDRRPRRSESPRDSRGRMYGGTGRSRSPENNRHRPHRRPPPGHSPHSQSRSPSHSRSRAQRESRGRSRSRSKSLSPRDSDFHPAPGGYEPQDVASSRMRSPSRSHSRSLSRSRSRSRSWTGRKSGGH is encoded by the exons ATGGCCAGATATTTGAGACCTCCAAATACATCTCTTTTCATCAGAAACATTTCCGATGAATCCAG GCCTGAGGATTTGCGCCGTGAGTTTGGTCGTTATGGGCCAGTAGTAGACGTCTACATTCCACTTGACTTCTATTCACGCCGACCAAGAGGATTTGCATATATTCA GTTTGAAGATGTGCGCGATGCTGAAGATGCTCTTCACAACCTGGACAGGAAGTGGGTGTGTGGCCGACAGATTGAAATCCAGTTTGCGCAGGGAGACCGAAAGA CACCCAATCAGATGAAAGGAAAGGAGGGGGGATCTTCGCGCAGCTCTTCGCGGCATGATGATCGGGATTATGATCGGGACAGCCGTCGTAGGCGCTCTCGCAGCCGTAGCTACCAAAGACGCAGGTCACGCAGCCCATCCTACGATCGCCGGCCCAGACGCTCTGAGAGTCCCAGAGA CTCTCGTGGAAGGATGTACGGCGGTACAGGAAGAAGCAGGAGTCCGGAAAACAACAG GCACCGACCCCACCGACGACCCCCCCCTGGGCATTCCCCTCACAGCCAATCCCGCTCCCCTTCTCACTCCAGATCCAGGGCCCAGAGGGAGTCCAGAGGAAGGTCTCGTTCCCGCTCTAAGTCCCTGAGCCCACGAGATAGCGACTTCCACCCAGCACCCGGTGGCTATGAGCCGCAGGACGTTGCGTCGTCTCGTATGCGCTCCCCATCCCGCTCGCATTCTCGCTCCCTCTCACGGTCCCGTTCTCGCTCCAGGTCCTGGACTGGGCGCAAGTCAGGGGGACACTAA
- the LOC106570395 gene encoding fatty acid-binding protein, liver, translated as MAFNGKWKIHSQENHEEFLKAMAVPEMLIKMIKGVKPTTIIEQKGDDFTIRVETPLRTVTNSFTIGKEAEITAMDGRKFKCTARLEDGKLICDTEKFSHIREIQGENMVETITAASTTLTRISKRV; from the exons ATGGCATTTAATGGAAAATGGAAAATCCACAGTCAGGAGAACCATGAAGAGTTTCTTAAAGCAATGG ctgtccctgaGATGTTGATCAAAATGATCAAGGGTGTCAAGCCAACGACAATAATTGAGCAGAAGGGTGACGACTTCACCATCAGAGTTGAGACTCCCCTCCGTACTGTCACCAACTCATTCACTATAGGGAAGGAGGCAGAAATCACTGCCATGGATGGGAGAAAGTTTAAG TGTACTGCCAGACTGGAGgatgggaagctcatctgcgatACAGAGAAGTTCTCCCACATCCGAGAAATCCAAGGGGAGAACATGGTTGAG ACTATCACTGCGGCCTCTACAACCCTCACCAGGATAAGCAAGAGAGTCTGA